From Hermetia illucens chromosome 6, iHerIll2.2.curated.20191125, whole genome shotgun sequence, one genomic window encodes:
- the LOC119659096 gene encoding THAP domain-containing protein 1-like: MRCAVFGCNSDNEKKNRSEEEKKIRFYTFPKDKKQSDLWKIKCCRKDNLNAATLRVCSRHFTPEDYKRNLQHELLGYSNKKTLLLKNDAFPSLFLPKQKTTDSEEQEERTKRLQKRINKSVVNEILEGIREPLEEDVLDEHTSANIQRAL, from the exons ATGCGGTGCgcagtatttgggtgtaatagtgacaatgaaaagaaaaatcgaagtgaagaagaaaagaaaatacggTTTTATACGTTTCCGAAAGACAAAAAACAAAGTGATTTGTGGAAAATTAAGTGCTGCCGAAAAGACAATTTAAATGCGGCTACGTTAAGAGTCTGTAGCAGGCACTTTACACCAGAAGATTATAAAAGGAATCTACAACACGAGCTTTTAG GTTATTCGAACAAAAAAACCTTGCTTTTGAAAAACGACGCTTTTCCATCGTTATTTCTTCCAAAACAGAAAACTACTGATTCAGAGGAGCAGGAAGAAAGGACGAAACGGCTGCAGAAAAGAATTAATAAGTCAGTCGTTAACGAAATATTAGAAGG gATTAGAGAGCCTCTCGAAGAAGACGTTTTAGATGAGCATACTAGTGCCAATATTCAACGTGCGCTCTAA